Proteins co-encoded in one Halococcoides cellulosivorans genomic window:
- a CDS encoding 50S ribosomal protein L1, translated as MADQDIENAVSAALDSAPDRNFRETVDLAVNLRDIDLDDPSNRIDESIVLPQGTGQETAIAVFAEGETALLAEEAADEVLDSDDLESLGDDDGDAKDLADRIDFFLAEESLMQDIGRYLGTVLGPRGKMPDPVAPDDDVVEVIERLRNSVQLRSGDRRTFHTRVGAEDMAAEEIADNVDVILRRLQADLEKGPQNLDAVYVKTTMGPAVEVV; from the coding sequence ATGGCAGATCAGGATATCGAGAACGCAGTCTCAGCGGCGCTCGACAGCGCCCCAGACCGAAACTTCAGAGAAACGGTCGACCTCGCGGTGAATCTCCGCGACATCGACCTGGACGACCCGTCGAACCGTATCGACGAGAGCATCGTCCTGCCCCAGGGAACGGGACAGGAAACCGCGATCGCCGTCTTCGCGGAGGGCGAGACCGCCCTCCTGGCCGAGGAGGCCGCCGACGAGGTCCTCGACAGCGACGACCTCGAATCGCTCGGTGACGACGACGGCGACGCGAAAGATCTCGCCGACCGGATCGACTTCTTCCTCGCAGAAGAGTCGCTCATGCAGGACATCGGTCGCTACCTGGGGACGGTCCTCGGGCCACGCGGCAAGATGCCCGACCCGGTCGCACCGGACGACGACGTGGTCGAAGTGATCGAACGCCTGCGCAACTCCGTGCAGTTGCGCAGCGGTGACCGACGCACGTTCCACACGCGCGTGGGCGCCGAAGACATGGCCGCCGAGGAGATCGCAGACAACGTCGACGTGATCCTCCGGCGCCTCCAGGCCGACCTCGAAAAGGGCCCTCAGAACCTGGACGCAGTGTACGTGAAGACCACGATGGGGCCCGCTGTGGAGGTGGTCTGA